A stretch of the Cydia amplana chromosome 6, ilCydAmpl1.1, whole genome shotgun sequence genome encodes the following:
- the LOC134648966 gene encoding uncharacterized protein LOC134648966 — protein sequence MNALLDYGTSSSGSSDEDNEESPDENIEDASKPKLPKPALGESSLHTSVFSNPFVEAELAKAAILEKHVKMVPGKDNTQMINGKKICWNYRKGRCRFGHNCKYAHDSDIQKTAEELQAEKQKLKTVVCEGSGTMTSVPPPQVVLDNEEDTWEGEADRRKLKRPGLSQGLVPGKKVIKMYKEQKVRDSIKKS from the exons ATGAACGCTTTACTAGATTATGGTACGTCATCGTCGGGGAGTTCCGATGAGGATAACGAAGAATCTCCAGACGAAAA TATTGAGGATGCTTCCAAACCAAAGTTACCTAAACCAGCGCTTGGAGAGAGCTCGCTACACACCTCAGTGTTCTCGAACCCGTTCGTCGAAGCTGAATTGGCCAAGGCAGCGATATTGGAGAAACACGTCAAAATG GTTCCAGGTAAAGACAACACACAGATGATCAACGGCAAGAAGATATGCTGGAACTACCGTAAAGGGAGGTGTCGGTTTGGACACAACTGCAAATATGCACATGATTCTGATATTCAGAAAACTGCTGAGGAGCTGCAGGCAGAGAAGCAG AAATTGAAAACAGTTGTCTGTGAAGGTTCAGGGACAATGACCTCTGTTCCACCACCACAGGTGGTTTTGGATAACGAGGAAGATACTTGGGAGGGTGAAGCAGACAGGAGAAAGCTGAAGAGACCTGGTCTCAGCCAGGGTTTAGTGCCTGGCAAGAAAGTCATAAAAATGTACAAAGAGCAAAAAGTTCGGGATAGCATTAAAAAATCTTGA